A single region of the Lysinibacillus sp. B2A1 genome encodes:
- a CDS encoding topoisomerase, producing MFKKVAIISGILFSSILLVGCNEEPEVIVIDAPKNGENDANLSSEESNLLSKLGDKIMVSITEQTELDSNSITIMLGGNPAKGIIDVSVGFPKDAKVDDTMIQQIVEDSIKNVSETEYVAISEENTTIKIEKY from the coding sequence GTGTTTAAAAAAGTAGCTATAATTTCAGGAATTTTATTTAGTTCAATTTTGTTAGTTGGGTGTAATGAAGAGCCGGAAGTGATAGTAATAGATGCTCCGAAAAACGGGGAAAATGATGCAAATTTATCATCAGAAGAATCAAATTTATTATCAAAATTAGGAGATAAAATAATGGTATCTATTACAGAACAAACTGAACTTGATAGTAATTCAATAACAATAATGTTAGGTGGTAATCCTGCTAAAGGAATTATTGATGTATCAGTAGGTTTCCCGAAGGATGCAAAAGTTGATGATACGATGATTCAACAAATAGTTGAAGATTCTATTAAGAATGTCTCTGAAACAGAATACGTAGCAATTAGCGAAGAAAATACAACAATAAAAATTGAGAAATACTAA
- a CDS encoding transposase: protein MENSSTTEKVIQLLEEQLAYMKKQNEELSIKLDHSLSQNKALAEQIRQLTTALYGSKSEKSKYQAPDGQGSLFEDDPSFSESEHTEDQSTSTVTYTVVRKLHKKRNDSFRDGMEIEEIHHHPENTQCDCCLSQMTEAGTTIAREEAKFIPAKMMRIQHIEHAYECKHCKMDATQKAQMKRGKAPQAAIQRSIAGPTVLAKLIYDKFIQYLPLYRQVKEWERYGLLTNDKNLSNWVIRSAEDWLLPVYEQMKQTLTAKSVLHVDETYAQIIKRSDGKSGQSNAYNWVFRSVPSQGPIIVLFHSALSRSRSILIEFTKGFKGTVICDGYSAYGNLPDVTFANCWAHVRRYWLKADSKNGQIGVDFCDQLYRLERQFKHLPPGKRRKSRQKYSKPIVEKFLKWVDESPFFGKNALAKAAEYTLNRIHGLKAFLFDGRIEIDNNPAENAIRPNVIGRKNWLFSVSEAGAKANAICLSLAETAKTNGIDFYQYLVKLLTELPNLPIQQQPEILQDYMPWSKNIQATCSK, encoded by the coding sequence TTGGAAAACTCTTCGACAACAGAAAAAGTAATCCAATTACTTGAAGAACAATTAGCATACATGAAAAAACAAAATGAAGAGCTTTCAATAAAGCTAGATCATTCGTTGTCCCAAAACAAGGCCTTAGCTGAACAAATTCGCCAATTAACAACGGCGTTATACGGTTCTAAATCGGAAAAATCAAAGTATCAAGCACCGGATGGGCAAGGCTCTTTATTCGAAGACGACCCGTCTTTTAGCGAATCTGAGCACACAGAAGATCAAAGCACGTCAACTGTTACGTATACAGTTGTTCGTAAACTACATAAAAAACGAAATGATTCGTTTCGTGATGGAATGGAAATCGAAGAAATTCATCATCATCCTGAAAACACACAATGTGACTGTTGCCTTAGTCAAATGACTGAAGCTGGTACAACGATTGCGCGTGAAGAAGCAAAATTCATTCCGGCAAAAATGATGCGCATCCAGCATATTGAACATGCCTACGAGTGCAAGCACTGTAAAATGGATGCCACACAAAAAGCACAAATGAAACGTGGGAAAGCCCCACAAGCTGCCATTCAGCGAAGTATTGCAGGACCAACTGTTTTAGCAAAGCTTATTTACGATAAGTTTATTCAGTATTTACCTCTTTACCGTCAGGTAAAGGAGTGGGAACGATACGGCCTGCTTACGAATGATAAGAACTTATCAAATTGGGTGATCCGTTCAGCTGAAGATTGGCTTCTACCGGTTTATGAACAGATGAAGCAGACATTAACAGCAAAATCTGTTCTACATGTGGATGAAACCTATGCGCAAATAATCAAACGTTCAGACGGAAAATCCGGTCAATCGAATGCCTACAATTGGGTGTTCCGCAGCGTGCCAAGCCAAGGACCGATTATCGTTCTTTTTCATAGTGCATTATCGAGAAGTCGTTCTATACTAATAGAATTTACAAAAGGCTTTAAAGGAACGGTGATTTGTGATGGCTACTCGGCATACGGCAATCTACCTGATGTCACGTTCGCTAACTGTTGGGCGCATGTGCGACGATATTGGCTAAAAGCCGATAGCAAAAACGGGCAAATTGGCGTGGATTTCTGTGACCAACTGTATCGCCTAGAACGTCAATTTAAGCATCTTCCACCAGGTAAACGCCGAAAATCACGGCAAAAATATTCAAAGCCGATTGTAGAGAAATTCTTAAAATGGGTGGATGAATCGCCTTTCTTCGGAAAAAATGCCTTAGCTAAAGCTGCCGAATACACATTAAATCGAATACATGGATTAAAAGCTTTTCTGTTCGATGGTCGAATTGAGATAGATAATAATCCAGCTGAAAATGCGATTCGCCCAAATGTGATTGGTCGCAAGAACTGGCTATTTTCTGTTAGTGAAGCTGGTGCTAAAGCAAATGCCATCTGTTTGAGTTTAGCAGAAACAGCCAAAACAAACGGCATTGATTTTTATCAGTACCTTGTGAAGCTATTAACGGAGCTACCAAATTTACCGATTCAACAACAGCCAGAGATCTTACAAGATTACATGCCTTGGTCAAAAAATATCCAAGCCACATGTTCAAAATAG
- a CDS encoding glycosyltransferase: MTIKKCPSCGYFTVESDFDICEVCYWQYDAVAQDIPDKVIGPNNVSLHQAQVNYKEFGASEKRFIESVRAPKEDELPENNVECNSI, translated from the coding sequence ATGACAATAAAAAAATGTCCGTCTTGTGGATATTTCACAGTTGAGAGTGACTTTGATATTTGTGAAGTTTGTTATTGGCAATATGATGCAGTGGCACAAGACATACCAGATAAAGTGATTGGTCCAAATAATGTTTCTTTACATCAAGCACAAGTAAATTATAAAGAATTTGGTGCGTCTGAAAAGCGATTTATAGAATCTGTTAGAGCTCCCAAAGAAGATGAGCTTCCAGAAAATAATGTAGAGTGTAATAGTATATAA